One segment of Olsenella uli DSM 7084 DNA contains the following:
- the hisS gene encoding histidine--tRNA ligase yields MAQRIQGTEDLFGGYMRAWQHMQDVARELLGTYGFDMIETPAIEQVDTFVHGIGASTDVVRKEMFRVFSGALMERLLESGSEGGLKAKQRMAMRPEGTAGVVRAAVENNFVPQGGAPAKLWYAGAMFRGERPQKGRLRQFHQVGVEWLGASDPAADAESIIMLMEFYKRLGFPAERLQLRINSMGDAECRPAYRASVRQFILDHADEMCEDCLERAEINPLRAFDCKNDRCREVMATAPLAKDNLCDGCAIHYAKVKQYLDEAGVTYVEDPTLVRGLDYYTRTVFEVECEGSRVGAIGGGGRYDGLMELEGGKPTPGIGFAVGFERMCLALRSLGVDVEGEDPGCVYVACTSAAERDAVFSATLALRGAGVRTEADYQGRSLKSQFKQADKLGARLCVVLGSDEIAAGVATLRDMRTHEQGRVPMGELAARVVEKLG; encoded by the coding sequence ATGGCACAGAGGATCCAGGGGACCGAGGACCTGTTCGGCGGCTACATGCGCGCCTGGCAGCACATGCAGGACGTTGCCCGCGAACTGCTTGGCACGTACGGCTTCGACATGATCGAGACGCCGGCGATCGAGCAGGTGGACACCTTCGTACATGGCATCGGCGCGTCCACGGACGTCGTCCGCAAGGAGATGTTCCGCGTGTTCTCCGGCGCCCTGATGGAGCGTCTGCTTGAGTCAGGCAGCGAGGGCGGCCTCAAGGCAAAGCAGCGCATGGCCATGCGCCCCGAGGGCACGGCCGGCGTGGTGCGCGCTGCGGTGGAGAACAACTTCGTCCCGCAGGGCGGGGCTCCCGCCAAGCTCTGGTACGCCGGGGCGATGTTCCGCGGCGAGCGTCCGCAGAAGGGTCGCCTGCGCCAGTTCCACCAGGTGGGCGTCGAATGGCTGGGTGCCTCCGACCCCGCGGCCGATGCCGAGTCCATCATCATGCTGATGGAGTTCTACAAGCGTCTGGGCTTCCCGGCCGAGCGGCTCCAGCTGCGCATCAACTCGATGGGTGATGCCGAGTGTCGCCCCGCCTACCGCGCGTCCGTGCGCCAGTTCATCCTGGACCATGCTGACGAGATGTGCGAGGACTGCCTCGAGCGTGCGGAGATCAACCCGCTGCGCGCCTTCGACTGCAAGAACGACCGCTGCCGCGAGGTCATGGCCACCGCACCCCTTGCCAAGGACAACCTCTGCGACGGATGCGCGATCCACTATGCCAAGGTCAAGCAGTACCTGGACGAGGCGGGTGTCACCTACGTCGAGGACCCCACGCTGGTTCGTGGCCTGGACTACTACACCCGTACCGTCTTCGAGGTTGAGTGCGAGGGCTCGCGCGTGGGTGCTATCGGCGGTGGCGGTCGCTACGACGGCCTGATGGAGCTCGAGGGCGGCAAGCCCACCCCGGGCATCGGCTTCGCCGTGGGCTTCGAGCGCATGTGCCTGGCGCTGCGGTCGCTTGGCGTGGACGTCGAGGGTGAGGACCCGGGGTGCGTGTACGTAGCCTGTACCTCTGCGGCCGAGAGGGACGCGGTCTTCTCGGCCACGCTTGCGCTGCGCGGGGCTGGCGTCCGCACCGAGGCCGACTACCAGGGGCGCTCGCTCAAGTCCCAGTTCAAGCAGGCGGACAAGCTGGGTGCCCGTCTCTGTGTGGTGCTGGGCTCCGACGAGATCGCTGCGGGTGTGGCGACGTTGCGCGACATGCGAACCCACGAGCAGGGGCGGGTCCCCATGGGCGAGCTTGCCGCGCGCGTTGTCGAGAAGCTGGGGTAG
- a CDS encoding Na+/H+ antiporter NhaC family protein, with protein sequence MVESAVLVLFAAMLVGGVIAGVPLLALLALGLLLFCAYAVYRGHGIREIARMVLQGPRTAIPVLGMFVLIGALTASWRASGTIPAITCWSVQMVNPRTLVIASFLLCAAMSMLTGSSFAAAATVGVICVAIAGAMRADMALVGGAVLSGSFVGDRCSPLSSTANLVATLTHTHVFDNVRRMIRIGAIPFALSCVVYVTLGVSSGGTGMAPSFRGSFAASFDLSWVTILPTLVVLTLSLARVNVTRTLLASLGCALAICTLVQHMPLEQIPNMLVFGYHSQNLAIARMVNGGGIASMIDIILIVAMASTYAGIFEGTGLLLGLTEFVNRVARGATPFASVLVTSIVTCAVACDQVVALMLTAQLCADTERGGSALALDLENSAAIIPAVIPWSTSCIGIIAFVGMPLTSVAFNCLCYLIPLWTLAVSVYQHRHPAFVHGRCGRLLGLDARDDARDDASG encoded by the coding sequence ATGGTCGAGTCGGCAGTGCTTGTGCTCTTCGCGGCGATGCTCGTCGGTGGCGTCATCGCGGGCGTGCCACTGCTCGCGCTGTTGGCCTTGGGACTGCTGCTGTTCTGCGCCTATGCCGTCTACCGCGGTCACGGCATACGCGAGATTGCGCGCATGGTGCTGCAAGGCCCCCGCACGGCCATCCCGGTACTTGGGATGTTCGTGCTCATAGGGGCCCTGACCGCAAGCTGGCGTGCGTCGGGTACCATTCCTGCCATCACCTGCTGGTCCGTACAGATGGTGAACCCCAGGACCTTGGTCATCGCATCGTTTCTGCTGTGTGCCGCCATGTCCATGCTGACAGGGAGCTCGTTTGCGGCCGCAGCGACCGTAGGGGTCATCTGCGTGGCCATCGCAGGCGCCATGAGGGCCGACATGGCACTGGTGGGAGGGGCCGTCCTAAGCGGCTCGTTCGTGGGCGACCGCTGCTCTCCCCTGTCAAGTACGGCCAATCTCGTGGCCACCCTCACCCATACGCATGTGTTCGACAACGTGCGGCGCATGATCCGCATCGGGGCGATCCCGTTCGCGCTGAGTTGCGTCGTCTATGTCACTTTGGGCGTGAGTTCGGGCGGTACGGGCATGGCGCCCTCGTTTCGGGGATCCTTCGCCGCAAGCTTCGATCTCTCGTGGGTCACGATCCTGCCGACGCTCGTGGTCCTGACTCTCTCCCTCGCGCGGGTGAACGTGACGAGGACTCTGCTCGCCAGCCTGGGATGCGCGCTTGCCATCTGCACCCTGGTGCAGCACATGCCCCTGGAGCAGATCCCGAACATGCTGGTCTTTGGCTACCACAGCCAAAACCTCGCAATCGCGCGCATGGTCAACGGCGGGGGGATCGCCTCGATGATCGACATCATCCTGATCGTCGCGATGGCCTCGACCTATGCCGGCATCTTCGAGGGCACGGGGTTGCTGCTGGGCCTCACGGAATTCGTGAACAGGGTCGCGCGGGGTGCCACGCCATTCGCGAGCGTGCTCGTGACGAGCATCGTGACCTGTGCCGTAGCCTGTGACCAGGTTGTCGCGCTCATGCTCACGGCCCAGCTCTGCGCGGACACCGAGCGCGGCGGGAGCGCACTGGCCCTGGACCTCGAGAACAGCGCGGCGATCATACCGGCGGTCATCCCTTGGTCCACCTCATGCATCGGCATCATCGCGTTCGTGGGCATGCCGCTGACGTCGGTCGCCTTCAACTGCCTCTGCTATCTCATTCCGCTCTGGACACTGGCCGTATCCGTCTACCAGCACCGTCATCCTGCGTTCGTCCATGGCAGGTGCGGGAGGCTGCTGGGTCTGGACGCCCGTGATGACGCCCGTGACGACGCGAGCGGGTGA
- a CDS encoding oxamate carbamoyltransferase subunit AllH family protein — MGRGPGLTPSGDDILCGFGVGLLVRGEAGAHEVLCTSMRDARRVRRTTYVSEAYLDAMAEGYANEGVLDLLRAAGEGDALGGFIARVRDYGHTSGCDTLLGLALALGRGRSAPEGDVRMGWGLVQGAGVRRGTPAVSFERIGVTGRSAGGSPAPRP, encoded by the coding sequence CTGGGGAGGGGTCCTGGCCTCACGCCCTCGGGGGACGATATACTCTGCGGGTTTGGTGTCGGGCTTCTCGTGCGTGGGGAGGCGGGTGCCCACGAGGTGCTCTGTACCTCTATGCGTGACGCCCGCAGGGTCCGCAGGACCACGTACGTGAGCGAGGCGTACCTTGACGCTATGGCAGAGGGATATGCGAACGAGGGGGTGCTGGACCTCTTGCGTGCGGCGGGGGAAGGCGACGCCCTCGGGGGCTTCATCGCCCGTGTCCGTGACTACGGGCATACCTCTGGGTGTGACACGCTCCTAGGACTTGCCCTCGCCCTGGGCAGGGGAAGGAGTGCGCCAGAGGGCGACGTGCGAATGGGGTGGGGGCTGGTCCAGGGTGCTGGAGTTCGACGTGGCACCCCTGCCGTCTCGTTCGAGAGAATCGGCGTAACTGGTCGTAGCGCCGGGGGCAGCCCAGCGCCAAGGCCATAA
- the allD gene encoding ureidoglycolate dehydrogenase, whose product MSDVRKAVAMLVRREELKELMKRKLMVGGLHEDHADQTAEVLTWSSERGLHSHGEVRVEYYTERIYKGGINVDPKWSWEQTGPCTGVVDGDNGCGYPFAILGLEKAMGLAKENGIGVVGVRRVSHTGALGYYTEMAAKGDLCCLTMCQSDPMVIPYGGAEPFYGTNPIAFGAPTADERFVNFDMATTVQARGKILDAKSAGRFIPDDWAVDVEGNPVTDPHEVNALRAIAGPKGYGLMMMVDILSGVLLGVPSGKNVSSMYHDLSEGRDLGHLHIVIDPSRFVGLEEFKEQMSQTLDELGAVRPAPGYDKVYYPGERALIRKAKCDAAGGIEIVDSIYDYLVSDKLWIHDWDHRNRFAE is encoded by the coding sequence ATGTCAGATGTCAGAAAGGCGGTTGCCATGTTGGTGCGGCGCGAGGAACTCAAGGAACTCATGAAGAGGAAGCTGATGGTAGGAGGCCTTCACGAGGATCATGCCGACCAGACTGCGGAGGTCCTTACCTGGTCTTCCGAACGGGGCTTGCACAGCCATGGTGAGGTACGTGTCGAATACTACACCGAACGCATTTACAAGGGCGGTATCAATGTGGATCCCAAGTGGTCTTGGGAGCAGACCGGCCCCTGCACCGGTGTCGTGGACGGTGACAACGGCTGTGGATACCCGTTTGCGATCTTGGGACTCGAGAAGGCCATGGGGCTTGCGAAGGAGAATGGTATCGGCGTCGTGGGCGTGCGCCGTGTGTCGCACACGGGCGCCCTTGGCTACTATACCGAGATGGCTGCGAAGGGTGACCTGTGCTGTCTCACCATGTGCCAGTCCGATCCGATGGTGATCCCGTATGGTGGCGCGGAGCCCTTCTACGGTACCAATCCCATCGCTTTTGGTGCGCCGACGGCAGACGAGCGTTTCGTCAACTTTGACATGGCGACGACCGTGCAGGCTCGGGGAAAGATTCTTGACGCGAAGAGCGCCGGCCGCTTCATACCCGATGACTGGGCGGTGGACGTGGAGGGCAACCCTGTCACCGATCCTCACGAGGTGAATGCTCTGCGCGCCATTGCCGGACCCAAGGGATACGGTCTCATGATGATGGTGGACATCCTCTCCGGGGTGCTGCTCGGCGTGCCTTCGGGCAAGAACGTCTCTTCCATGTACCACGACCTCTCCGAAGGTCGCGACCTCGGTCATCTGCACATCGTCATCGATCCGTCGCGCTTTGTGGGTCTGGAAGAGTTCAAGGAGCAGATGAGCCAGACCCTCGACGAGCTTGGCGCCGTCAGGCCTGCCCCGGGCTACGACAAGGTCTACTACCCGGGGGAGCGGGCGCTCATCCGCAAGGCGAAGTGCGATGCGGCGGGTGGCATCGAGATAGTCGACAGCATCTACGACTACCTCGTCTCCGACAAACTTTGGATTCATGACTGGGATCACAGGAACCGTTTTGCAGAGTGA
- a CDS encoding LysR family transcriptional regulator has protein sequence MNFQSMDYFIAVAEERSFTHAARRLSVTQQTLSAHIAGVERELGVRLVNRRVPLTLTYAGHEFLSYARRFQAEHRAMRQEFRDISGDERGLLGVGVASTRGRMIMPRALSVFQEAHPGVNVLLHEEENAVLIELLREGRVDVIVASVPEDEPGFVVRELYHERVVLLATDDLLRRACDDPAAAVAEVERTGSLAPLSACPFMLLGQGDEPGDLSRRILAASGVSPWERVRSRNSETLVDLAARGVGACFVPYDLASSVLAVGGGGARGLRAIGLGPEAQISISVAWRAAPHVWSVIESFCELLDEQLSDDAVRLAHRGRT, from the coding sequence GTGAACTTCCAGAGCATGGACTACTTCATAGCGGTGGCGGAGGAGAGGAGCTTCACCCATGCTGCCAGGCGCCTTTCCGTCACCCAGCAGACGCTCTCGGCCCATATCGCGGGCGTCGAGCGCGAGCTGGGCGTGCGCCTGGTGAATCGTCGGGTCCCGCTGACGCTTACCTACGCCGGCCACGAGTTCCTCTCGTATGCCCGCAGGTTCCAGGCGGAGCACCGTGCCATGAGACAGGAGTTCCGCGACATATCGGGAGACGAGCGCGGCCTTCTGGGCGTCGGTGTGGCCTCCACGCGCGGCCGCATGATCATGCCGCGGGCGCTCTCGGTGTTCCAGGAGGCACATCCGGGCGTCAACGTGCTCTTGCACGAGGAGGAGAACGCCGTGCTCATCGAGCTTCTGAGGGAGGGCCGCGTCGACGTGATCGTGGCGAGCGTGCCCGAGGACGAGCCGGGCTTCGTCGTGCGCGAGCTCTATCACGAGCGCGTGGTGCTGCTGGCGACGGATGACCTCCTGCGCAGGGCGTGCGACGACCCTGCCGCCGCCGTCGCCGAAGTCGAGCGCACGGGCAGCCTGGCCCCGCTCTCGGCGTGCCCGTTCATGCTGTTGGGTCAGGGAGACGAGCCCGGCGACCTCTCGCGGCGCATACTCGCGGCATCGGGCGTCTCGCCGTGGGAGCGCGTGCGCTCGCGAAACTCCGAGACGCTGGTCGACCTCGCCGCGCGCGGGGTCGGGGCCTGCTTCGTGCCGTATGACCTTGCGAGCAGCGTGCTGGCCGTCGGGGGCGGCGGCGCGCGCGGCCTGCGCGCCATCGGCCTGGGTCCCGAAGCCCAGATCTCCATCAGCGTGGCATGGCGCGCCGCTCCCCATGTCTGGAGCGTGATCGAGTCATTCTGCGAACTGCTGGACGAGCAGCTCTCCGACGACGCGGTGCGTCTGGCGCACCGGGGGAGGACCTGA
- a CDS encoding RluA family pseudouridine synthase, protein MAEKVADKSFRLRCCDRAHMELEVARPVSALELLRELTCSRQMSARVLARGRLSLDGAGLAPASRLAPGDVVGLAFAHTHVPGPASEAEPVVVWRDRFALAVDKPAGILVHADGGVGETLTARVQGLLDREGRPDHEGRPDGQGPPGRMPDGGRDSVARLVPQALQRLDVETSGLVLFSLAEETQPAFDALMAGRVTEKRYLAVVRGPWPSGTMLIDRPIGRDRHDARRMRVSAGGKSSRTWARPLATRGDHTLLLVRIGTGRRHQIRVHLASTGHPIVGDRLYGALPAGCGGRAGRGGHGSRATGGLMLHAIEERLVHPVTGEELVLRTAWPKRFDAFFSAADASGWSILEQGE, encoded by the coding sequence ATGGCCGAGAAGGTGGCCGATAAGAGCTTCCGGCTACGTTGCTGCGACCGTGCGCATATGGAGCTGGAGGTCGCACGGCCGGTCTCTGCGCTCGAGCTGCTGCGCGAGCTGACGTGCTCCAGACAGATGTCAGCGCGCGTGCTGGCACGGGGGAGGCTGTCTCTTGACGGTGCGGGGCTGGCGCCTGCGAGCCGTCTTGCGCCAGGCGACGTGGTTGGTCTGGCATTCGCGCATACGCATGTGCCGGGTCCCGCAAGCGAGGCCGAACCCGTGGTGGTCTGGCGCGACCGCTTTGCGCTGGCGGTCGACAAGCCTGCTGGAATCTTGGTGCATGCGGACGGCGGCGTGGGAGAGACCCTGACCGCACGCGTGCAGGGCCTGCTCGACCGCGAGGGCCGGCCTGATCACGAGGGTCGGCCTGACGGTCAGGGCCCGCCCGGTCGCATGCCGGACGGGGGGCGCGACTCAGTCGCACGGCTGGTTCCCCAGGCGTTGCAGCGCCTGGATGTCGAGACTTCCGGGCTCGTGCTGTTCTCGCTGGCCGAGGAGACACAGCCGGCCTTCGACGCGCTCATGGCGGGTCGCGTGACGGAGAAGCGCTACCTTGCCGTGGTGCGAGGACCATGGCCGTCCGGGACGATGCTGATCGACCGCCCCATCGGGCGCGACCGCCACGACGCCCGTCGCATGCGCGTGAGTGCGGGCGGCAAGTCCTCGCGCACGTGGGCAAGGCCTCTGGCCACACGCGGGGACCATACGTTGCTGCTGGTCAGGATTGGGACGGGCCGACGCCATCAGATTCGCGTGCACCTTGCGTCGACGGGGCATCCCATCGTGGGAGACAGGCTCTACGGCGCCCTGCCTGCAGGGTGTGGTGGCCGTGCGGGGCGCGGTGGGCACGGCAGTCGCGCCACCGGTGGCCTCATGCTGCACGCCATCGAGGAGCGGCTGGTACATCCCGTCACGGGCGAGGAGCTCGTCCTGAGGACGGCCTGGCCCAAGCGATTCGACGCGTTCTTCTCGGCTGCGGACGCATCCGGTTGGTCCATACTGGAACAGGGGGAGTAG